The Rhododendron vialii isolate Sample 1 chromosome 6a, ASM3025357v1 genome includes a window with the following:
- the LOC131330430 gene encoding 2S seed storage albumin protein-like translates to MAKLTILAAAALLGLLALAQATRTTITTTVVEEDNPGKQQRCREQVQRQQNLRDCQRYLQQQARGGGGGYDVMMITDPNPHQQQQLRQCCKQLENLNEQCRCEGMREAVRQQREQGEMQGEEMREMMQQAENLPSRCNLSPRRCQIRASMF, encoded by the coding sequence ATGGCCAAGCTCACAATCCTAGCAGCAGCTGCCCTTCTAGGCCTCTTGGCCCTTGCCCAGGCAACCAggaccaccatcaccaccacggTGGTGGAGGAGGACAACCCCGGGAAACAGCAGCGCTGCCGCGAGCAGGTCCAGAGGCAGCAAAACCTCCGCGACTGCCAGAGGTACTTGCAGCAGCAGgcgagaggaggaggaggagggtacGACGTCATGATGATCACCGACCCAAACCCtcaccagcagcagcagctccGCCAGTGCTGCAAGCAGCTGGAGAACCTCAACGAGCAGTGCCGGTGCGAGGGCATGAGGGAGGCCGTGAGGCAGCAGAGGGAGCAGGGGGAGATGCAGGGcgaggagatgagggagatgaTGCAGCAGGCTGAGAACCTGCCTTCCAGGTGCAACCTCAGCCCCCGACGATGCCAAATCCGAGCCTCCATGTTCTAA